CTATTAAGCATCACGAGGCGGAGCGGGGAAAGAAAGACCTGTGCAGCAGCCACCGTCGTTCTGGGCCTCTTGTAGTGTCTCCTTTGCCCTAAGAAAAGGCATGACATTGTGCAGCTCTGACACCTCAGCAGTTTGTTCTCTGAATGGCAGGCTTCGGTTGAAGATGGAGGACACCTGGTGGGCCTTTGGATGTACTACTACTAACCTCGGCATCCCTTGAGAAAGGCTCTTCAGCCACAGAAAGTAATTTCACCCACTGTAGGATTTATTCAGTCCTTCCCCCCCAGCATGCTGCTTTATcagcttattttatttttcttcatttataccttgccttttgcCCTAAGGGGGGGCTAAacgcggcttacatcattctcctctcctccatatgtCCCCCTcatagcaaccctgcaaggtagagtCAGGCTGAGACTGTGACAGGTCCAAGgttacctagtgagcttccatggcagagtagggaatcaGACCCTGGTCACTCAGAGCGATGAAGTCTGACTCGAAGTCTCAGTCTTTGTGAATTCTGGCATCCCCTCCTAAGCCATGATGCCCCAAGCATAACTGACACCAACCATCAGTTCTATATGTGCATGCCACAGGGATCCTTCTCCACAGGAAGAGTCACAGTTTCCACGCCTGCTACTGCGTCTATAGGCAAATGCTCCTCCATTTGGGTCAGGGGTCCTTTGAGGCAGTGGCTGCAATGCCAGGCCACCTCAGTAGATGGGTGGGAAAACATTTCTGCAACATCATCTTCCTCCAGGGAGTGTCATTCCCCACCCCTGGCGACCCATGGCAAAGCATGGCTTCCCGCCTCTGCTAGAAAACTTCACCCCTCTTGCAGCTCTTGTCCAGGCCATGTCAGTTTCCTAAAGGGCACACAATCCACTGAGAATCTCTCCAGAGCAAGCCATTGAATTAAATTGGAGCTGCACCACCATAGTAATCATAGCCTTTGTGCAGCTAATGATACACACGAGGAAACAAAAAGGCAAAGATTTAAGAGGTTTATTGCAGCCCTGTAATTTAAAAATATTCACACAAGTTACACTTCAAAAATCAAAGCCCAGTAGTTTCAAATCTTACAATACAAACAGCTGAGGATAAAGGAGAAAGGCCACCATTCTCAGTAAAGAATTCAGGAAATGGCCAAAATatccaggccatttccacactgtaaGCAGAAGTTCAAATGGCTACCAGTAAGTGTAATGGTGGAGAGGGGAATCACtaaatgagattttaaaaattgagcTGGAGCATGGTTTTCATGATACTTCGCATATTATTTAGCTTGTGTTTCTTTGCAGCCCAGATTCTTACATCAATGTTCTTTGCCTGATTATTGAACAATGAAAACGCTATATAGATGCTAAGTATATTCTTACTACTGAATTTTCCACTCCCAATATTATGCACTGCTGGAAGTACTTATCTGCCTGTTGCAATAATTTATTTTGTAACAGTCTGTCCGGTATTGATTAAAAACCAAAGAAGATATTGATTCTTTTGGTCAAATAAATGCATTGTCCTATAATTTGCTCTCATATGTTGCAGTTCAAACCGAACATCATTGGTTGCAGCGTATGAACTGGCTCAGTCGCCTTGGAAACATCTGGTCAATGTTGGAtgcaggatgctggaccagatgagATCTGAGTCAGCAAGGCTTCTTGCATTGTCTTCTCTTACTAGTTGTACCTTGGTATTTGTGCACATGCAGTGACATATTCATAGCCTTTGCATTCAAAATGATGAAACCTCACAACTTCTAGAAACTCAGGATATCTGAGGGCCCGCCTCTTTCTATATGAGCCTACCAGCCCCAGCAATAGGCACAGAGAGTAGTGCTTTCTACTGTCTAATAAAAATTGTGATGATAACAAAAAggacattttcagtggtggcactccCCTGGGGAACAGCATGCTCAAGACAATGAGGAAGGCAGCCTCATTGACTGGATTTCACAGAGGCTACAAAGCCTACATTTTAATCTCTAATGGGAGGAGTGATGATTTTTATGACAGGTGTTTTAATGTAGAGGTgtactattatttatttcattgatacCATGCCTTTTCCCCCACAGGGACCTCAAAGagatttacatcattctcctcttctccattttattttcacaacaactctgtgaggtgggttactACATCCAATGGTCCATTGAAGTCACTGGACTTAGAAGAGTCTAGCTACTTAGAACTGCATTGTGAATGTgcgcctagaagctaaaatatcAATGCCTTTCAATGGTGCATGtgagaggagaatgctgtggcTCAGAGCAGAGTACACACTTTGTAtctgaaggtcccaagttcaagccGTGTGTGTTAGGTGAGTTCATGTGCATGTTTAAtgtaggaaaaaaacccacatctatttttcttgggggggggggagaaaaaaacaccTGAGTTTTTTCTGAGTCAGTTTATGTGAGAGAAATGCAGATCTATTTTCAGAAGAAAAATAATCTCTATGTAATATAACATAGCCAAACAAGATGTAGTATCAATATACTGAAACTGATATTAACTAAAATGTATAATTAATTGGCTATACTTTAAtgttttataaatgtttttaaaaagagcataACATAACTTTCCTGTAGCTGGACAAAACTGATGCATGGAAAAGGGAAATGCTTTAAACTTTGCCATCCATGCCAACAACATCCCTTTAACTGATGAAGTTCATTCCTTTCAACCCCAGGGGAATACCACAGGTCAAGCATTCTCGGCTAATTGACTCTGGAGGGATAGCTGGAAATAGCATTAATTCTGCAAGATATCAGGATACCCCAACACCAAGCTCCAACACTTTGGCTTTACGTTGAACCTGCCAGGGAGGAGAAGAGTTCAGTGTCCGGTACCAGGGACAAAGTCCCTCCTCAGGTAGGGCTGGTCTCCAGGCACTGCCTCACGGCTTTACAGGAAACAACAAGCGAGTCTGTTCCTTGGCAGAGGTAGTGCCATCGATCAGCACAAGTGGACGCTCCATGTAGCTCTGGATGATGCTGGATATGTTGTCAAAGAGCTGGCAAGAGACAGAACAGAATGGGATGGGTGGGAGCATGGACAACACAGACTACCTGGCTAACCTCTTTCCTTTGCTCAGCAACCCACTTTCCTAGTTTTGAGATTTGTTTCCCTAAAATCATGGCTCTAGTCATAAGGCAAAGCAAGATGGCTGAGGAATTCTGGGATCCATTAAGGGTGATCAAGAGGGAGGCAGAGAGCTCTGGCCCAAAGAGTACAATCTACCAGGTAGCAGGGCTGAATCCATACTTAGGCTCAACCACAGCATTGACTTTCAGTGCTAAGATTTAACCATGGAACATACAAAGTGAGAACAGAAGTGCCAAGTGTGAGAACTTCACCTCTAAATAACTATAGCTGAGGAAAGGGTGTCCAGACAAGAGTAAGCAATTTCAGACACTCTTGAGCCCCTGAGCTGTCTTTCTAGAAATAAAACACTGCAGAGAAATCCCCTGCACTGAGCTCTCCCTGCTGAattgtttgcattatttatttatttactcttgTATTCCACTCACCCTgaaaaacaggctcagagcagatcacatcaaaaATATAAAGCAGGcagcataataataaaaaaaaaactttcaggaAAAACACTGCAGTATTCCTATTGCTCAATCTCTCAATATGCAAAAACCCATGGGGTGGGTCAAATATTTgcatatttcatttataccaGTCGCAAAAATGCAGTTTTATTTAATAGGTGCAGAATTTGGATTACTTTTGCTTGGAGATTTCTAGTTTTTCTTTTTCACACAGAACATATATGTCTCTGTAGAGAAGACCCTTACTCCCTACAGGGGCTCTGGTACTCACCTCCTCTTGGCTCTTGCCATCCTTGCCAAGAGTGTATTGGTGGCTGCTCTCCAAGTAGCGGATGGGAATATTGTAGACACGTTTTTTGTACAGCACAACCAAAGTGTAGGGCTGATTCCAACCATGTCCTGAGCTTCGTCTCACCATGTAGGCACTGTCCTGccatggaggaaaaggaggagaggaacaATGTTAAGAGAAGAAAGAGGGGCTCCAAGGGATCACGCATCAATGGGGCTCCAGTACTATAAATAAGGCACAAATTGAATGCCACCACATAAAGTGTAACCAGTGCCAGACAGACGACCACAGAGACAtaatgaggggaagggggaggacaaCTTCAGCTCCTCCTTTCCACATTGGGGTTTTGCTCCACGAATTAACATTTTGTAATGTTTTCCAAGGAAGCTTACAACAAACTTTAAACTAAAGCCATACTAAAAATGCAACACAAGCAAGTAAAAACAAGTGTTACAAACTTGAGATAACACCTGCTCTGACAGATCCATCAATGTAGGGCTAGTTGAATTGATCTAGGGAAGGAGATCCAGAAACTATGGTGCCACCATAGATAAGATCCTGTCCTGGGAAGCTACTTACCTACCTCGCCTCACAAAATGGGGCAAAAACCCAGAGACAAAATGAGGCAAAGCCCTTCAGGCCAGCTCTCTAATGGGAACGTCTCACAAAGGATGGTTCATCTGGAAGTAGGGCCTCCTTCAGATACTCTAGTCCCAGATCACTTAGAGATTTTGAGGTCAGAACCACAGCTTTGTCCTATGCCAACTTTCAAATGAGAACTAGGAATTCAAGGATGTGCGTCACTCTGCTCTTTCCTTAGTTCTGTGTCTGACATTACTGTCTTGGGCATTGTGAAATTTCAGGGCCCAAACAGAACTTCATGTTCCCAACTCCCATCCTCAGCAATGCTTTGTCTCACTTTCACACCCACAGCCACTATAACTACTATTCCCAAATTCCCAGAATTTTCCTCCTCCTAATCCTTGGCACAGCCACTATGACTATTGTTCCCAAATTCCCGAAACTTTCCTCCTCCTAATCCTTGGCACAAACACTATGACTATTGTTTCTAAATTAAAAAACTTTCCTCCTCCTAATCCTTGGCCAAACAAACTCATCTGCTTGAAAATCTAAGACTTTGAAGGTCTTTCCCTCCCATACATACCCTTTTCTTGACAAGATTTTGGAGAGATGGggcaaaatattttaaatccaTGACATGAATTATACATTccatctccagaatgtgaaaatAATTCAGACTGGATTGATCTCTGATCCAAATGTCACACCCCCTCACACCACTTGCCACATGGTACAATTCACTGGctacccccacccctgcagctcCTGTTTAtatcagaggtgttttgccagaGAACGTATTTGTAGATTGTTCCCTGTACGCCCGATCTGTGCCTCCTGTTCTGTCCTCAGAAATCTGTCCCACGGGTCATCTCATTTTGCCTCATGGCAGGGCCTTCTCTGACTTAGAGTCTTTTAACACAGAGGTTCTGTAACTGGGGTGTTGAACTGCAGCTTTTTTTCCTCTGAGCTTCCTCACTTCATAGTTTTCTATTTGTTGTCTCTCTGTGCTTTACTCATTGATTTGAGAAAGCACAGAAAATGACGATGAAAACATGGAAAGGCAACCAACAGAAAATTATGAAGCGAGGAAGCTCAGAGAAGAAATGCTgcagttcagcatcccaaaagCAGGAAAATCTGTGTGTGAAAAGACCCCTCATAACATGCAGGAATCCAGATTTCCAAAAATTCAGATGCTGCTGCTAGATCCCAGATGTGGTCTGATCTAGCCAGTTGAGTGGGAAGGACAAGctgatcatagaatcacagaactggaaagaaccccaagggtcatctagggTCCTgcacatgcaggaaattcacagctcccccctccctttcccagtgaccccagaggaaagcaaaaaatctccaggatccctggccaatctggcctggagaaaaattcctccctgacccaaagtggcaattggcattactctgggcacataagaaagagCCATAAGAGCTGAGCACCAGCACATCCCTCCATGCGCTCCTTTCCAGCTGCAAAATATAAGGAGAAATCAATGTGCATATTCCTAGAACAGCAACTGTTTTATGGCCATCAAGCAGGGCAATTTTGGAGCACACATCCATACCTTATTACATTGGAGGAGGGCAGCCTCTGCTGTGTGCCGATCACAGCTGCCTGCGTACCAGGCCTTGTTCTGTATACTAGAATCCTGTGGAGATGGATGGAATACAGGAGTCAATACAGGGTACACCTAAATCAATGGGCCACATGGAGCAAACTGATGCTTCTAGTTAATGAAATTCCTCCATGACTCAAAACCaacatcagatttcagaagaggACAAGATTACCCCCCAAGCTTGCAGGTTTGGCCCTGCCAAGTGCATGCCTTTGATGGGGACCACAGAGTGGCCCCTCTGAGTTCCTTGGGGAAACAGCAGGACAAAAGAGTAAATTAAACTGAAAGCAAAGCTCAAAAGGCTCATTCTGGAATGCTTAAAATATTAAATtgccaatttaaaacaacaacaccccCCTCAATGTATTTGGGAGGTCTTGTTTCCATTGCTGGGTGAGGAGATGCCTCAGGCCATAGCTCCAACGGGTCTTCCATTATGGTTTCATTTTACTGGTACTGCTCCTGATCATTTGCTGTATAAGTATAAAGGATGGTGTAGGGAGAGAGAGTTCTCTCGTGCTCCTCACAAGTAAACCCTGTTTTTCCTAATAGGATGAGCAATACCTAGACAATTTAATCAGTTGAGGGACTCTTAAAAGCATGGTGCTGCTGTCAGGAAATAAGGGAATTACCCTATGTCCCTTTATAGCACTTTCCATCCTCCTATACAAGTTCTCTCCTTTTTAACTTaagttgttaaaaaaaattagtagtAAAAGCAGGGAACCCCCAGGCAAGGGGTTTGTGCTCACCTCTGGTAGGGATCCACTCTTCAGACACTCTCCTGAAAGAAAGAGGACACACTGCAAGGTTTTAGTGGCACAATAATGATCTGCTAAGCACTTGAGCATATTTGCACATGTATCTCACTAGCACCTCGGCTCAGGATAGAACTTGCAGAAAACACAGGACTGCAGATGACATTTATAGAGAAGAATCCACAAGGAGGAGGGAGTGGTGCTTCCCTACCACCCACTGATCTCCTGTTTTTCCCCCAGTCATGCTCCAAGTCTGGAGGGAAAATGGCCCAGGAGGGGGCCTATTGCAGTTGGTGAGCAAAAGGATAAGCCAGTTCTCATTTCCTGCAGATGTTGTTGTGACCTTTAGAGGGCAGGGGAGAAGCGGCAGGAGGCCTTCACCTGGCCCTTTTATGATCACTTTTTACTTGTTTTCTCCCAGCCATCCTGCAAAACAGAAGCAAGCCCAGCTGAAAGGGAAATGAATGGAGGAGATTGCACTGGAGGGGGATGGAAGGGACCATGCATCCCCTCCATCTTGTTAATCTGTGAGTGTACATGTGTGTACACGCACACCCCTTTTCACATCAGGTTGCCCACTAAAGGTTTGAGAAAGCAGATTTGCTTTCAGTATGCCACAGGATGTTTTGGATCAGGAAGTGAGATGGGAATAGCAATAAGGGACAGGGTGGGCTCAACATCTAGCTTGAGGTGCACTGACACAGGTTGGAGAGAGAGATGGGATGTGGAGAGGCTACAGCAGGGCAAAAGCCACTCTTCTCCCCCAAATTGTATAAGAGGCAATGGGTTGAAGGTAGATGCTTCACAGCGTGACCCTTACCCTGAGGTGAATTCTCTGCAAGGCCCTGGAAAGGACAGAAAGTTTTCAGTTCCGGGCGTTATGAGTTACACATCTCTACCCATCTCCCTCATAAAgctctccccttccccagcacCTGGCTGTATAGCACAACAATGCACAACTTGCAACCCACAAAGCTAAACGCAGCCTTGTGTGTGTCCCATTGAAGGCTTGATAAACCTTTTGATTTGATTGCCTACTTGAGATGACAAACATATTGAGttctggggagggaaggagggggaatgcCAAACACCTGGCAGGCCACAGTATGTGGCTGTTTGGTCACAAGTTGAACAAgccagaatggggagggggggactcacAAAACACCTCCACACCAAACAGAAGCACCTAGAATCACATCCACAAATGCCCAACGACACAGACCTTCCTAGTGATCGCCTCATCCCTCCATCAAGCACCACACAATGCTCCCTCTACTGCTTACTCACCGGTTGGGGTCCAGGCTGGGAGATATTTGTCCTaatgttagagagagagagaaagaaagaatgggaCTAGGATGGGGGTGAGTGAGAGAGCCCTGCGATGTGTAGATTTTGAGCCCATCTGGGAACATAGGCCTAGGGTTGCTTCCACAACAAAGTTTTGTTCTGGTTTGGCATCCAAGCCAAAGATTTCTTGGAGCATCAACACAGCAGCATCCCCTAACTATCCACTTTCCCGGTTTTCCCTGCTTTGctctaatctttctgaaacttggtttGATACTATCTTTTTGGAAAGAGTGCAGTCAAAACACATTTGCACACATGGGAAggtttgcatttttaaagatCCCTCCCACATCGtcaccattttccttgcctccacaccctccctcagagccaccaCTTCATGCACACTGCAGTATGCCTTTTTcagctttggggaaaaaaaggtaATTGCTTGATCACTACATAGCATTATAACAATAACAGTCTACTGCCATAATCTATTATTCCCCCTGAATTCATTAAAACAAGTGTCTAGCCCTTTCTGTTGCAGACAGATAACATTTCCCTTTATATCTGTGCATTTAAAAGGGGGATCTAGCCCATCTTAAACAACCCACCTAGGGAGATTGGATGCCCATAAGCAGTATGTCTGATCATCTAAATTGCAGCTCCTCAAATACCTGTTTTAAAGAATGTATAgtctttccttccctcctacTCCGGCTTTGAATGTATGTGTGCGTATAGGAGAAAGATACTCACATGGGTTGCTTCAAAGGGCGAGTGGAGCTTGGACAGGGAAGCACTCTGCAGGGTACTGGTACTGTAAGGAAACAGAAAGAAGATCAGACCAAGGAGAAAGGTGGTAGGAGGGACTCTCTTTACGAGTTTAGGATTGGTTAATTTCAGATGAACACAAACACCTCCCAGAGAATGGTCTGAAAGCATGATGCAGCCACCCACTAAGGCGATCTAGAAGAGAGACTGTCTAGGAACTTGGTGTGTGTTGCCCTGTGTTCTATGGaagaaggtaaaggtaaagatagtccccctgtgcaagcactgagtcattactgatcaatgggggacatcacatcatgaccagggtcggggacagagggtggcgctcgggggagatctatcgccccgtcaccctttggtgtgcggggttccccaaggggcgatactctccccgatgttatttaacatctacatgcgccccctcacccagttggtgcggaggtttgggctgggctgtcatcaatacgcggatgacacccagctttttctgttgatggacggccggccacacacggccccagacaatctggctaCAGCtctacactactcaccttcaatcggaatgcTGCAGAACGTTGCGAACAAAACCCAGAGGATCGCATTTtatcgtgcgagttttgcgcgatgtcgcacaaaactcgcgtgtgaaaacgctatcttccgcagttttttcgcaacgttctgcGGTGtcccgattgaaggtgagtagtgtggaaacggcctaggtatatacttatttcatttatatcttgcccagtggcacagagtggtaagctgcagtactgcagcccagggtctgctcatggcctgagtttgatcctggcgggagccgggttcagatagccagctcaaggttgacctggaggctgtgacggcatggttgaaacagagcaggctgaaattgaacccagtgaagacggaggtcctgcagctgggacgggggctgtcagatgttgggatccagctccctgccctggatgggacaccactggcaactttgccagtggtgaagagtctgggcgtgttcctggatgcctccgtatcgatggaggcccaggtcacggcggttgccaagtctgcatttttccatcttcgtcagatcaagcaacttgctccctacctgatgccccaggacctggctacagtgatccatgcaacggtcacctccaggctagattactgtaactcactctacgctgggctacctcTCAGCCTGATCCgaaaactacaactggtccagaatgtggcagcgcgggtcctgactggtatatcttaccagtcacatatcacacctgtcctgcgccagctgcactggcttccggttgaattccgaatcaggttcaaggtgttggttcttacctttaaagccctgagcgggttgggactggcatatcttcgggactgcctctccctgtacattccccggagaccgcttcgatcagcggataaatgtttactggtggtccccggccttaaggaagcccgcctcgtttcaagcagggccagggccttttcagtcctggccccagcctggtggaatgctctgtcaatggagacccaggcccagcgggacatattatcgttccgccgggcctgtaagacagagctgttctgccaggcgttcagtggttgaagggggcggtgccatgtcggcctcccacctttggggtgggggagggtcctccccaccattgcacttggttaattgatttcattattgttttgtatattgattttagtattgttgttttcttgttttatcgattttaaactgttcactgcccagagcccctgggatgggcggtatataaattgaaatataaataaataaaataaatgacattttcttggcagactttttacggggtggtttgccattgccttccgcagtcatctacactttactcccaggaaactgggtactcattttatcgacctcggaaggatggaaggctgagagccaagccacaagtgacgccttacacaggttggacacttgtcagcttacctcaagttttgatgggaaatgtaggcgtcctggttttacagcttggctctccattacagctgcaagaccaggatgcctacatttcccatcaaaacttgagggaagctgacaagtgtccaacctgtgtcaggcgtcacttgtggcttggctctgagtcaaccttgagctggctatctgaacccggctcccgtgaggatcgaactcaggccgtgagcagagcctgggctgcagtactgcagcttaccactctgcgccactgagcaagatataaatgaaataagtatacacctgggccgtttccacactacccaccttcaatcggaacaccgcagaacgttgtgaaaaaactgcggaagatagcgttttctcacgcgagttttgtgcgacatcgcgcaaaactcacacgataaaacgcgatcttccgggttttgttcgcaacgttctgcagcattccgattgaaggtgagtagtgtggaaacggccctagcaTCATCAGTGGTACAGCAACACACCAGCAGAGGACGAGAGATTCCAGAGGAAGAAGACTCACCTGTGCTGGGCTCACATACCAAGTAGATGGAGTCCTCCTGCGAAAGGGAGAGAAATCTTAGATCCCTGAGAAGCCCACAACTTGCTTCCAGTGACTTCTTGTGTCCAGCCACTACTAAGAGAACATATTCTGCTGCAAATGATAACAAGGAGCAAATGCTCCTTATGAATTGAATGCACCAGTGCTTAATGGGATCTTAGTTACCTCGGCATCTTTCAGGGCTGGGAAAAGATCTGCAAAGAGATGCAAAGATTGGCAAGAATCAGCAGCCAAGAACTAGTCCACTCCTCCTCTGAACATAGCAAGTCCCTCTACTCACTGCTGTATGTGGATTCAAAATAATGTAGGACTTTACATAGGCAATGATTCCAAGAAAGCACACAAGCTGTGTTACAGATGCAGTTTCTTGAAAATCCCAGGACttgttttaaaaatcaagtttATTGTTCATATGGTTACAGAGACGCTTAAAAGTATGTGGGCAATTCATGCCAAAATCACAGAAGGTCACTTTCCATGACTAATAAAACCAGAACCAGTTATGCAACTTCAGATAAATCGTGCACTTATGTTAAATTTGCATCATTTATATTACAAAAAAAGAGTTCAGGGTTACTGTAGTGCATTTTAAGTACACTGCAGTGCTTTTAAGGACACTGAAGAGGAAAGTGCTTCATTGATAAATGAGGGAACAAGTTTTAGAAGAGATATGGGTTGGCCAAAAAGGATAGCAGCGtctaggagggagggagggaaggaataaAGGGAAGACAGAAATGATGGGAAAGGATTTGAAAGAAAGGTTAATGTTAGGAGTGATTGAGGTTTTGACTGTATTGAATTATATGCAACACAATGCACATTTTTGTAGGCTGCTCTCAACTTTCTAGATagggcaggattttaaaaaatacaagtttTATAGTAAGGGCATCGACTATATGCATAATTGCAATGCAAACTGATTACGGAGCATTGGCTGGGAAGGAGGGTAATGCAGTTTTCCCCAAGAGAGTTTGCCAGTCATGGAGAATCACTGCACAGTAGTGGGACAGATCATGGTTTGGCAAATTAGTTTGGCTGCAAGCTTTGATCTACATTGTATTGTGCTTGTAGAAGTGAACCCCTGAAACCGATTGGCTGAGCTGGTGGGATGGGTACAAAACATTCATAATCATCCCAGCTGCTAAGGGAACAAAACTGTCAGCCTCTGAGAGGGACAGAAAAGTGATCTGTTCGTCTGGGATTAAAAACTGGTACAGGCACCAAAGAAAGGAGCAGCATTGTGGAACAGGCTGTGGAAGAAGCCTCAAAAAATAGGGAAGCTAAAGGGGAGGGAACCTTCAGGCAAGATTATTAAAGAAAGCATGTAGAGAAGCTGAGTGAATTGAAAGGCacgagataaaatggagggaaagcaCAGAGATATTTTTAAGTAATTCCATGGCTGCAGGCTTGTAAGCAGATTTTCAAAAAAGTTTAACCACTGAAATCTTTTAACTCATTCAAATTTGCCCTGTGATTATTTAACCACAGTCCAAATACATTACTACTATGTACCTTTGTTTGTGGAAGTTTTCATTTGTTGCCCAGGGGGACTCAGGACGGGCAGGGATACCCTA
Above is a genomic segment from Eublepharis macularius isolate TG4126 chromosome 14, MPM_Emac_v1.0, whole genome shotgun sequence containing:
- the SH2D6 gene encoding SH2 domain-containing protein 6, translating into MPRLLVIEKARKAGKMKPPPPPPLPLSARRVSLPVLSPPGQQMKTSTNKDLFPALKDAEEDSIYLVCEPSTVPVPCRVLPCPSSTRPLKQPMTNISQPGPQPGLAENSPQGECLKSGSLPEDSSIQNKAWYAGSCDRHTAEAALLQCNKDSAYMVRRSSGHGWNQPYTLVVLYKKRVYNIPIRYLESSHQYTLGKDGKSQEELFDNISSIIQSYMERPLVLIDGTTSAKEQTRLLFPVKP